A window of the Oncorhynchus kisutch isolate 150728-3 linkage group LG12, Okis_V2, whole genome shotgun sequence genome harbors these coding sequences:
- the LOC109882288 gene encoding KATNB1-like protein 1 isoform X2, with protein MASGSHDRQSREFQQLNQDKPHEFLHHISNQSAADQNMKEIPRESRCTHLRQSKTSVCVQQEKVFVVASQCSADAGSKMAGPGNKYGDYFTELSKDHDAMTHVLFGRNLRLNVALTLWRRNASELVAYLIRIEDTGVLLDCLPVITKNLQDDVPCMSLGCCVDLLPQVKTILASKYEEHLIVGLHWIQSVIKKWWPELSTNSNRLQDSCSEDRNIQALKQQLLELWEEGPRLCLVPGTTGEMAKAIESYLLQLR; from the exons ATGGCCTCTGGAAGTCATGATAGGCAAAGCAGGGAATTCCAACAGCTCAACCAGGACAAACCTCATGAATTTCTCCATCACATCAGCAACCAATCTGCAGCTGACCAGAATATGAAGGAG ATTCCCCGTGAGTCGCGGTGCACTCATCTCCGGCAGAGCAAAACAAGTGTCTGTGTGCAACAAGAGAAAGTGTTCGTTGTCGCGTCACAGTGTAGTG CAGATGCTGGCTCCAAGATGGCAGGGCCGGGAAACAAGTACGGTGATTACTTCACTGAG CTATCGAAGGATCATGACGCAATGACACACGTGCTTTTTGGGAGGAATCTCCGATTAAATGTAGCTCTGACACTATGGCGAAGAAACGCCAGCGAACTAGTGGCATACTTGATCAG AATTGAAGACACAGGCGTGCTTCTTGACTGTCTGCCAGTTATAACTAAAAA CCTTCAAGACGACGTGCCGTGCATGTCACTGGGCTGCTGTGTAGACCTCCTGCCACAAGTCAAAACCATCCTCGCCAGTAAATATGAAGA ACACTTGATTGTGGGTTTACACTGGATTCAGTCTGTCATTAAGAAATGGTGGCCAGAACTCTCCACAAACAGCAATAGACTGCAGGACAGCTGCTCAGAGGACAG GAACATCCAAGCCTTGAAGCAGCAGCTGTTGGAATTGTGGGAAGAAGGACCCCGGTTATGTTTAGTTCCAGGAACTACAGGAGAGATGGCAAAG gccATTGAGTCTTACTTGTTACAACTTCGCTGA
- the LOC109882288 gene encoding KATNB1-like protein 1 isoform X1 produces MASGSHDRQSREFQQLNQDKPHEFLHHISNQSAADQNMKEVFFLIKEEIDKDRFPVSRGALISGRAKQVSVCNKRKCSLSRHSVVVSSGVRHREPPAGRAVCDMANKENELTCPEEVQAIHYNDNCVFPVNSVADAGSKMAGPGNKYGDYFTELSKDHDAMTHVLFGRNLRLNVALTLWRRNASELVAYLIRIEDTGVLLDCLPVITKNLQDDVPCMSLGCCVDLLPQVKTILASKYEEHLIVGLHWIQSVIKKWWPELSTNSNRLQDSCSEDRNIQALKQQLLELWEEGPRLCLVPGTTGEMAKAIESYLLQLR; encoded by the exons ATGGCCTCTGGAAGTCATGATAGGCAAAGCAGGGAATTCCAACAGCTCAACCAGGACAAACCTCATGAATTTCTCCATCACATCAGCAACCAATCTGCAGCTGACCAGAATATGAAGGAG GTGTTTTTTTTAATTAAGGAAGAAATAGATAAAGACCG ATTCCCCGTGAGTCGCGGTGCACTCATCTCCGGCAGAGCAAAACAAGTGTCTGTGTGCAACAAGAGAAAGTGTTCGTTGTCGCGTCACAGTGTAGTGGTGAGCTCCGGCGTGAGGCACAGAGAGCCCCCCGCAGGTCGGGCTGTCTGTGACATGGCCAACAAGGAGAATGAACTGACCTGCCCAGAGGAAGTGCAGGCCATACATTACAATGACAACTGCGTTTTCCCTGTGAACTCTGTAGCAGATGCTGGCTCCAAGATGGCAGGGCCGGGAAACAAGTACGGTGATTACTTCACTGAG CTATCGAAGGATCATGACGCAATGACACACGTGCTTTTTGGGAGGAATCTCCGATTAAATGTAGCTCTGACACTATGGCGAAGAAACGCCAGCGAACTAGTGGCATACTTGATCAG AATTGAAGACACAGGCGTGCTTCTTGACTGTCTGCCAGTTATAACTAAAAA CCTTCAAGACGACGTGCCGTGCATGTCACTGGGCTGCTGTGTAGACCTCCTGCCACAAGTCAAAACCATCCTCGCCAGTAAATATGAAGA ACACTTGATTGTGGGTTTACACTGGATTCAGTCTGTCATTAAGAAATGGTGGCCAGAACTCTCCACAAACAGCAATAGACTGCAGGACAGCTGCTCAGAGGACAG GAACATCCAAGCCTTGAAGCAGCAGCTGTTGGAATTGTGGGAAGAAGGACCCCGGTTATGTTTAGTTCCAGGAACTACAGGAGAGATGGCAAAG gccATTGAGTCTTACTTGTTACAACTTCGCTGA